Genomic segment of Candidatus Methylomirabilota bacterium:
GTGTGAGTGACCTGGTTGCCGCCACGCTCAACCGCTTGAGCCAGGTAGGCCATCGCCTGCGACAGCAGGATGGAATCTGTATGCCCATCATGAGGGAACGAGACCTTTCCGACGCTGACGGTGAGCCGCTGGGGCCGTCCTTCCGGCCCCTCGCGGAAGGCGACCTGCTCGATGTTGGCCCGGATGCGCTCCGCCACGCGCAGGGCATCTGCGCCGGCAGTGTGAAGGAGGATGACGGCGATCGCGGATGACAGCTGACCGACGAGGTCGGTCGCGCGAACGAACTCGGGGATCTTCTCGGAAATCGCCCGCTCGACTTCCCGGCCCATCTGCTCACGGTCCGCGCCCGGCACGTCCGGCCGCAGCACGCAGATCGAGAAGAAATCCT
This window contains:
- a CDS encoding diguanylate cyclase; its protein translation is MRVINLSFEGRGYVSEFMDTQTGVFHEEAFRHLLTREAGRATRYQDFFSICVLRPDVPGADREQMGREVERAISEKIPEFVRATDLVGQLSSAIAVILLHTAGADALRVAERIRANIEQVAFREGPEGRPQRLTVSVGKVSFPHDGHTDSILLSQAMAYLAQAVERGGNQVTHTSGNPE